One segment of Candidatus Paceibacterota bacterium DNA contains the following:
- a CDS encoding DNA-directed RNA polymerase subunit alpha: MIYHDIVLPSKPKIISEDGTSGIYEIDGLYPGYGHTLGNSLRRIILSSLPGAAITSVKISGAEHEFSTLKGVKEDVITIILNLKKIRIKFLAEGAQTMHLKVKKEGEVRAGDIEVPGQLEIMNTDLVIAHLTDKNTTLDIEMNVESGLGYVPKEVLQKDKVDIGTIALDAIFTPIRRVSYEVENMRVGDRTDFNRLRVSIETDGSVTPKAALEKSIEIMINQLKAVVGFQEERIMTAEEKQEKSPDEDILKTKIDSLDISTRTLNALSAANIKTIGGLSKKKDKDLLEIEGLGPKGVEEIKKILAEHGLTLKRG, translated from the coding sequence ATGATTTATCACGACATCGTCTTACCGTCAAAGCCAAAAATAATTTCAGAAGATGGAACTTCAGGAATATATGAAATAGACGGGCTCTATCCTGGATACGGACACACGCTTGGTAACTCTCTTCGAAGAATCATTCTTTCTTCTCTGCCGGGAGCGGCAATAACTTCAGTTAAAATTTCTGGAGCAGAACACGAGTTTTCAACCTTAAAGGGTGTGAAAGAGGACGTGATCACAATAATTTTAAATTTAAAGAAAATCAGAATAAAATTTTTGGCTGAAGGGGCGCAAACCATGCATCTGAAGGTCAAAAAAGAAGGAGAAGTGAGAGCTGGAGACATAGAGGTTCCAGGGCAATTAGAAATTATGAACACTGATCTTGTAATCGCACACCTGACCGACAAAAATACGACATTAGACATAGAAATGAACGTGGAAAGCGGTCTTGGTTATGTGCCAAAAGAAGTTTTACAAAAAGACAAGGTTGACATAGGAACAATCGCTCTTGATGCAATTTTTACACCAATCAGAAGAGTTAGTTACGAAGTTGAAAACATGCGCGTTGGTGACCGAACTGATTTCAACAGGTTGAGAGTTTCAATTGAGACAGATGGCAGTGTTACACCCAAAGCCGCACTTGAGAAATCAATAGAAATTATGATAAATCAATTAAAAGCCGTGGTTGGTTTCCAAGAAGAAAGAATTATGACCGCTGAAGAGAAACAGGAAAAATCTCCAGATGAAGATATTCTGAAAACTAAAATTGATTCTCTGGATATCTCAACAAGAACCTTAAACGCTCTATCAGCGGCAAATATCAAAACAATCGGCGGACTTTCAAAGAAAAAAGACAAAGACTTGTTAGAAATCGAAGGTTTGGGACCTAAGGGCGTAGAGGAAATTAAAAAAATCCTTGCCGAACACGGGCTAACCTTAAAACGAGGTTAA
- the rpmJ gene encoding 50S ribosomal protein L36 produces MKVKASVKKICPKCQIVRRKRRVYVVCKSNPRHKQRQG; encoded by the coding sequence ATGAAAGTTAAAGCTTCAGTCAAAAAAATATGCCCGAAATGCCAGATCGTCAGGAGAAAAAGACGTGTTTATGTAGTCTGTAAAAGTAATCCGAGACACAAACAAAGACAAGGTTAA
- the rpsI gene encoding 30S ribosomal protein S9: protein MTNQDRQKKQVEKYIEAVGRRKTSVARVRITEAGKNSITVNNKDLKDYFPTETLRTIASEAIHKIKPEKKFKISVLVKGGGISSQAEAIRHGVARSLVDDNPELRKKIKSAGFLKRDPRAKERRKFGLKKARKAPQWSKR from the coding sequence ATGACAAACCAAGACAGACAAAAAAAACAGGTTGAAAAATACATAGAGGCCGTAGGGCGGAGAAAGACATCGGTAGCTAGAGTTAGAATCACAGAAGCTGGAAAAAACTCGATCACAGTCAACAATAAAGATCTGAAAGATTATTTTCCAACCGAAACACTAAGAACAATTGCTAGCGAAGCTATCCATAAAATAAAACCGGAAAAAAAATTTAAAATCTCTGTTTTGGTAAAGGGCGGTGGTATAAGCTCGCAAGCCGAAGCTATAAGACACGGTGTGGCAAGATCACTTGTAGACGATAATCCAGAATTAAGAAAAAAAATAAAATCTGCAGGGTTCTTAAAAAGAGATCCGCGTGCCAAAGAAAGAAGAAAATTCGGCTTAAAGAAAGCCCGAAAAGCTCCTCAGTGGTCAAAGAGATAG
- the rplM gene encoding 50S ribosomal protein L13 — MATTIDAKNKKIGRVASEAAIFLMGKNKPDYKKGGAPSPDNRVEIINAARMVITEKKRGDKEYRRYTGYPGGLKSENLENLISRRGVSEALRGAIYGMLPKNKLRSNRIKNLTIKE, encoded by the coding sequence ATGGCAACCACCATTGACGCAAAAAATAAAAAAATAGGCCGAGTGGCATCTGAAGCCGCCATCTTTCTTATGGGTAAAAATAAGCCCGATTACAAAAAGGGGGGAGCCCCAAGTCCAGACAATCGGGTCGAGATAATAAACGCCGCAAGAATGGTCATTACGGAAAAGAAAAGGGGGGATAAGGAATACAGAAGATACACCGGATATCCCGGCGGGTTGAAGTCAGAAAATCTAGAAAATTTAATCAGTAGAAGAGGGGTGTCTGAAGCATTAAGGGGAGCGATTTACGGGATGCTTCCAAAAAATAAATTAAGATCGAATAGAATAAAAAATTTAACCATAAAAGAATAA
- the rplQ gene encoding 50S ribosomal protein L17 yields MRHHDRNKKLGREKNQRGALMKSLARSLVLHEKIKTTETKAKALRPYVERLITQSKKNTIPARRMVVSKIGTDGAKKMFDILGPKYKERRGGYTRITKLQRRNSDDSKMSLIELV; encoded by the coding sequence ATGAGACATCACGACAGGAACAAAAAACTTGGTAGAGAAAAAAACCAGAGAGGGGCTCTAATGAAATCACTGGCTCGATCTTTGGTCTTGCATGAAAAAATTAAGACGACTGAAACAAAAGCTAAGGCCTTGAGACCATATGTTGAACGTCTGATAACCCAAAGCAAGAAAAACACAATTCCTGCAAGAAGAATGGTTGTCTCAAAAATTGGAACAGACGGCGCGAAAAAGATGTTTGATATCCTGGGACCAAAGTATAAAGAAAGAAGGGGTGGTTACACAAGGATAACAAAGTTACAAAGAAGAAATAGCGACGATAGCAAAATGTCTTTGATAGAATTAGTTTAA
- the dnaK gene encoding molecular chaperone DnaK gives MSKIIGIDLGTTFSAVAVVEGGEPRILENSEGSRTTPSIVSVSKTGERLAGLLAKRQAVTNPKSTVYQIKRFIGHSFDDPAVQKDIKTVPFEVKKAPDGGILVRMGDKDYRPEEISAMILQKIKTDAEAKLGQKITEAVITVPAYFNDAQRKATKDAGEIAGLTVKRIINEPTAAALAYGLNKKKDEKIAVFDFGGGTFDISILEVGDNVVEVKSTDGDSHLGGKDIDQKIINYLAEEFRKESGIDVKNDPLALQRLDEAAEKAKIELSSALETEVNIPFITSDSSGPRHLLIKISRAKLEELAEEFINRAMEITKRAMDNSPFKVGDIDEIIMVGGQTRMPKISERVKEFFGKEPNKSINPDEVVALGAAVQGGILMGDVKDVLLLDVIPLSLGIETLGGVATKLIEKNTTIPASKSQTFSTAADNQTSVEIHIVQGERSMAADNKSLGRFILDGVAPAPRGMPQIEVSFDIDANGILNVKARDKTTGKEQSIRIEAGSSLSKDEIERMKKEAEAHGEEDQKKKDLVEAKNLAEQLVYTTEKALKENESKLPEDVKNEINEKLGALKKSKETSNLEEIKSATESLSQTIQKIGQYASAGNQQNPEQNTDKENVRDAEIKEEQKKEDKDEQK, from the coding sequence ATGTCTAAGATTATAGGAATAGATTTAGGCACAACTTTTTCTGCAGTCGCGGTAGTTGAGGGGGGAGAACCAAGAATCTTAGAAAATTCAGAGGGTTCACGAACAACTCCGTCGATTGTTTCTGTCAGCAAAACAGGCGAAAGACTTGCAGGTCTTTTAGCAAAAAGACAAGCTGTTACAAATCCAAAGAGTACGGTCTATCAAATCAAAAGATTTATTGGTCATTCTTTCGATGACCCCGCAGTTCAAAAGGACATAAAAACTGTACCTTTCGAAGTAAAAAAAGCTCCAGACGGCGGAATTTTGGTTAGAATGGGTGACAAAGATTATCGACCGGAAGAGATTTCGGCTATGATTCTGCAAAAAATAAAAACTGATGCCGAAGCCAAGCTCGGACAAAAAATTACAGAAGCGGTCATCACCGTTCCGGCATATTTCAATGATGCCCAAAGAAAAGCCACCAAAGACGCCGGAGAAATTGCGGGTCTCACGGTTAAGAGAATTATAAATGAGCCGACGGCGGCCGCCTTGGCTTACGGACTGAATAAAAAGAAAGACGAGAAAATCGCCGTCTTTGATTTTGGCGGCGGAACTTTTGATATTTCAATTCTTGAAGTTGGCGACAATGTAGTCGAGGTCAAATCAACCGATGGTGATTCTCACCTTGGTGGCAAAGATATAGACCAAAAAATAATAAATTATCTGGCCGAAGAATTTAGAAAAGAGAGCGGGATAGATGTTAAAAACGACCCATTGGCTCTACAACGATTGGACGAAGCGGCCGAGAAAGCCAAAATTGAACTTTCAAGCGCATTAGAAACTGAAGTAAATATTCCTTTTATAACTTCTGACTCAAGCGGGCCGAGACATTTACTGATCAAGATTTCCAGAGCAAAACTTGAAGAATTAGCGGAAGAATTTATTAACCGAGCGATGGAAATTACAAAAAGGGCAATGGATAATTCTCCATTCAAAGTTGGAGACATCGACGAAATTATCATGGTCGGTGGACAGACCAGAATGCCAAAAATTTCAGAAAGAGTTAAAGAATTTTTTGGAAAAGAACCAAATAAATCAATCAATCCGGATGAGGTCGTGGCTCTCGGAGCAGCAGTTCAGGGTGGAATCTTGATGGGTGATGTTAAAGATGTTTTGCTACTTGATGTTATTCCTCTTTCGCTCGGAATTGAGACCTTGGGTGGAGTAGCAACAAAATTGATAGAAAAAAACACCACGATTCCGGCTAGCAAATCCCAGACTTTTTCTACCGCCGCCGACAACCAAACCAGTGTAGAGATTCACATTGTTCAAGGCGAACGATCAATGGCCGCCGACAATAAAAGTTTGGGGCGGTTTATTTTAGACGGTGTCGCACCAGCTCCGAGAGGTATGCCACAAATCGAGGTATCTTTTGACATCGATGCTAACGGAATTTTAAACGTCAAAGCCCGCGATAAAACCACCGGTAAAGAACAGTCCATACGCATCGAAGCCGGTTCTAGCTTGTCTAAAGATGAAATAGAAAGAATGAAAAAAGAAGCAGAAGCTCATGGCGAAGAAGACCAAAAGAAAAAAGATTTGGTTGAAGCCAAAAATTTGGCAGAACAACTTGTTTATACAACAGAAAAAGCTCTAAAAGAAAACGAGTCAAAACTACCAGAAGACGTCAAAAATGAGATAAATGAGAAACTTGGCGCTCTAAAAAAATCAAAAGAGACGAGTAATCTAGAAGAAATAAAATCAGCTACCGAATCTTTATCACAGACAATTCAAAAAATCGGCCAATATGCTTCAGCCGGAAATCAGCAGAATCCTGAACAAAATACCGACAAGGAAAATGTCAGAGATGCTGAAATAAAAGAAGAACAAAAAAAAGAGGACAAGGACGAGCAAAAGTAG
- a CDS encoding nucleotide exchange factor GrpE, which yields MDEEINNQPEEFEEDLVADEENGGCLEKIKKLKLQLKKIEEEKKLYLDGWQRTKADFINARKKDAEEKDNFVKFANQNLISDIIPSLDNFQSALESQDWQKMPEGWRQGIENSVKELEKTLSQSGLEEINPENKAEFDPNFHEAVAVESTDSPENENRIARVIQKGYKLNNRVIRPAKVVVSECKK from the coding sequence ATGGACGAAGAAATAAACAACCAACCAGAAGAATTTGAAGAAGATCTTGTGGCAGACGAGGAAAATGGCGGGTGTCTAGAAAAAATCAAAAAACTTAAGCTTCAGCTGAAAAAAATCGAGGAAGAAAAAAAGTTGTATCTTGATGGGTGGCAAAGAACAAAAGCTGATTTTATAAATGCAAGAAAAAAAGATGCTGAAGAGAAAGATAATTTTGTAAAATTCGCAAATCAAAATTTGATTTCTGATATTATTCCAAGCTTGGATAATTTCCAATCAGCGCTTGAGAGTCAGGACTGGCAGAAAATGCCAGAAGGTTGGCGACAAGGAATAGAGAATTCGGTCAAAGAACTAGAAAAAACTTTGTCGCAAAGCGGTCTGGAAGAGATAAATCCAGAAAACAAAGCAGAATTTGATCCTAACTTTCATGAAGCGGTAGCGGTGGAATCGACCGATTCTCCGGAAAATGAAAATAGAATCGCAAGAGTAATTCAAAAAGGTTATAAACTCAACAACAGAGTTATCCGACCGGCAAAAGTCGTAGTCAGTGAATGTAAGAAGTAA
- the infA gene encoding translation initiation factor IF-1, giving the protein MPSSSPKSTLQGVVVEALPDTLFKVKIDNQDKELLVYLSGKMRLYRIRVMVGDKVLVEIDPYGGKGRVVKRI; this is encoded by the coding sequence ATGCCATCATCAAGTCCCAAGAGCACCCTGCAAGGAGTAGTCGTAGAAGCCCTACCAGACACCTTGTTTAAGGTGAAAATCGACAACCAAGACAAAGAACTTCTGGTATATTTATCTGGCAAGATGCGTTTATACAGAATCAGAGTGATGGTCGGCGACAAGGTTTTGGTTGAAATTGACCCTTACGGGGGTAAAGGACGGGTAGTTAAAAGAATTTAA
- the trpS gene encoding tryptophan--tRNA ligase, giving the protein MTEKTIVLTGDRPTGRLHLGHLAGSIKKRVELQEQSEKNFYLIADLQALTDNAENPEKVKESVVEVALDNLASGLDPKKTTFLIQSKIPEISELTILFLNLVTLARLKRNPTVKDEMKHKGYEENVPAGFLTYPVSQAADILFCKANLIPVGEDQLPVIEQANEIVDKFNSLYGQTFQKIKTVTSETPRLMGIDGRNKASKSLNNAIFLSDPTDIVEKKVMAMFTDPKHLRAEDPGTIEGNVVFQYLDAFDPEKSELEKIKRDYEQGGLGDVIIKKHLIEVLEKVLEPIRKKRDELSKDKSAIMKILKDGTGRAREEAAETMSEVRAAMKINYF; this is encoded by the coding sequence ATGACTGAAAAAACAATTGTTTTAACCGGCGACAGACCAACCGGCCGGCTTCATCTCGGCCACCTTGCCGGCTCAATTAAAAAAAGGGTGGAACTCCAGGAGCAATCCGAAAAGAATTTTTATCTTATCGCCGACCTTCAAGCTCTGACCGATAACGCCGAAAATCCGGAAAAAGTAAAAGAGAGTGTTGTGGAGGTTGCGCTCGACAATTTGGCGTCAGGACTTGATCCAAAGAAAACCACTTTTTTAATTCAATCAAAAATTCCTGAAATTTCTGAACTGACCATCCTTTTTCTAAACCTTGTTACTCTCGCCAGATTAAAACGCAACCCAACCGTAAAAGACGAAATGAAGCACAAGGGTTACGAAGAAAACGTGCCGGCAGGATTTTTGACTTATCCCGTAAGCCAAGCTGCTGATATTCTGTTCTGCAAAGCAAACTTAATTCCAGTCGGCGAAGACCAGCTACCGGTCATCGAGCAAGCAAACGAGATTGTGGATAAATTTAATTCTCTCTATGGTCAGACATTCCAAAAAATCAAAACTGTAACTTCTGAAACTCCGCGACTTATGGGAATAGACGGGAGAAATAAAGCCAGTAAATCTTTGAATAATGCCATTTTCTTGTCAGATCCGACAGATATCGTTGAAAAAAAAGTAATGGCAATGTTCACCGATCCCAAACATTTAAGAGCAGAGGATCCCGGCACAATTGAGGGAAATGTAGTATTCCAATACTTAGACGCTTTTGATCCGGAAAAATCAGAATTGGAAAAAATCAAAAGAGATTATGAGCAGGGCGGACTTGGGGATGTAATTATCAAAAAACACCTTATCGAAGTTCTAGAGAAAGTCTTAGAACCAATAAGAAAAAAGCGTGACGAGCTTTCAAAAGATAAGTCAGCTATAATGAAAATCTTAAAAGATGGGACTGGTAGGGCGAGGGAAGAAGCAGCAGAGACTATGTCCGAGGTTAGGGCCGCAATGAAAATAAATTATTTTTAA
- the dnaJ gene encoding molecular chaperone DnaJ — translation MSKNYYEILGIDKKASKEEIKKAFRKLAHQYHPDKKSGNEEKFKEINEAYGVLSDDKKRAEYDSYGRVFNNAGGFENGPFEWQSGGFENAFEGFDLGDIFGDLFGGGQKNKRGRDISIDIEIPFKEAVFGTVRKVLIQKTALCDGCRGSGAKKGTEFSTCNSCNGQGKIREIKKSLIGSFAIARTCDKCSGKGKIPKERCSECMGLGVIKKEQEISIEIPSGIEDGEMIRLIGEGEAAANGQSGDLYVKIRVRKDPQFTKDGNNLITTLNIKLTDALLGEEYEIGTLDGVLKIKIPENVSFGETLRVRGKGVPIGKNQRGDLHIKINIILPKKLSKNAKKIVEELKKEGI, via the coding sequence ATGTCAAAAAACTATTACGAAATTCTCGGGATAGATAAAAAAGCCAGCAAAGAAGAAATAAAAAAAGCTTTTCGTAAACTTGCGCATCAGTATCATCCTGATAAAAAAAGCGGTAACGAAGAAAAATTTAAAGAAATAAACGAGGCCTATGGGGTCTTGTCGGACGACAAAAAACGAGCGGAATACGATTCTTATGGTCGGGTCTTTAACAACGCCGGAGGATTTGAGAATGGACCTTTTGAATGGCAATCCGGCGGTTTTGAAAATGCTTTTGAAGGTTTTGATTTGGGAGACATATTTGGGGATTTATTCGGTGGTGGTCAAAAAAACAAACGCGGAAGAGATATTTCAATTGATATTGAAATCCCTTTCAAAGAAGCCGTGTTCGGAACAGTTCGAAAGGTATTAATCCAAAAAACTGCACTCTGTGATGGATGTCGTGGTAGTGGAGCAAAAAAGGGGACTGAATTTTCAACCTGTAACTCTTGCAATGGTCAGGGAAAAATAAGAGAGATCAAAAAGTCCCTGATCGGCTCTTTTGCGATTGCTAGAACCTGCGACAAATGTTCCGGCAAAGGCAAAATTCCAAAAGAAAGATGTTCAGAGTGTATGGGTCTTGGTGTCATAAAAAAAGAACAAGAAATATCGATAGAAATTCCATCGGGGATAGAAGATGGAGAAATGATACGACTTATCGGAGAAGGAGAGGCAGCGGCAAATGGACAAAGCGGAGACTTATACGTAAAAATCAGGGTTAGAAAAGATCCGCAATTCACAAAAGATGGCAACAATCTGATCACAACACTAAACATAAAACTGACGGATGCCCTGCTTGGCGAAGAATATGAAATAGGAACACTAGATGGAGTCCTAAAGATTAAGATACCTGAAAATGTATCCTTCGGCGAAACCTTAAGAGTCAGAGGAAAGGGCGTACCAATCGGCAAAAATCAGCGCGGTGATTTGCACATAAAAATAAATATCATCTTGCCTAAAAAACTTAGTAAAAACGCCAAGAAAATAGTTGAGGAATTGAAAAAAGAGGGGATTTAA
- the rpsM gene encoding 30S ribosomal protein S13, with protein MMRILGINIPEEKRLEIGLTVIYGIGRPRAKQILKEAGVDFGKKSKDLKTEEENAIRKLVEKFKVEGDLKRKISADIKRLKDIKTYRGTRHLRGLPVRGQRTKTNSRTRRGNVRKTMGSGKRAVEKK; from the coding sequence ATCATGCGCATATTAGGTATAAACATCCCTGAAGAAAAAAGACTGGAAATCGGTTTAACCGTAATTTACGGCATTGGCCGCCCCAGAGCTAAACAAATCCTAAAAGAGGCGGGGGTAGATTTTGGAAAAAAATCAAAAGATCTAAAAACTGAGGAAGAAAACGCTATCAGAAAACTCGTTGAAAAATTCAAAGTTGAGGGAGATTTGAAAAGAAAAATTAGTGCTGACATAAAAAGACTTAAAGATATAAAAACATACAGAGGCACAAGACATTTAAGAGGATTACCGGTTAGAGGCCAGAGAACAAAAACAAATTCCAGAACGAGAAGAGGTAACGTCAGAAAGACAATGGGTAGCGGAAAGAGGGCTGTTGAGAAGAAGTAA
- the rpsK gene encoding 30S ribosomal protein S11 — MGKKRIIKKTGAQESGPKTKNVSVSKKNVEYGVLQVQSTFNNTLVNLTDNKGNTLAWSSSGAVGFKGAKRGTPFAAAKVGEFLGEKAQAMGIKEVGVVIRGVGAGRESAVRGFISKGINLSFVRDETPLPHNGPRPPRPRRV; from the coding sequence ATGGGAAAAAAGAGAATTATAAAGAAAACTGGAGCGCAAGAATCCGGACCAAAAACAAAAAATGTTTCGGTTTCCAAAAAAAATGTGGAGTACGGGGTTCTGCAAGTCCAATCAACCTTCAATAACACCTTGGTCAATTTGACAGACAACAAGGGTAATACTTTAGCGTGGAGTTCAAGTGGTGCCGTTGGCTTTAAGGGAGCAAAAAGAGGAACACCCTTTGCCGCAGCCAAAGTTGGAGAGTTTTTAGGCGAAAAAGCTCAAGCAATGGGAATAAAAGAAGTCGGGGTTGTAATCAGGGGCGTTGGTGCCGGCCGAGAATCAGCAGTGCGAGGTTTTATATCAAAAGGAATTAATTTGTCTTTCGTTAGAGACGAAACCCCACTACCACATAACGGACCAAGACCACCGAGACCAAGACGAGTTTAA
- the rpsD gene encoding 30S ribosomal protein S4, protein MKIGPKYKIARRLGAPVFEKTQTQKFTLSQAKKSGGQRNRKHMSQMTDFNKQLREKQKARYSYILTEKQFSGYVKMSLKQKTGDKAGNLFEILESRLDNIVWRAGLASTKMAARQIVSHGHILVNGKRTTIPSRQIKTGDKITIRSQSLGKGIFTDLEKNPNKQSIPDWIEFDINKKEITLISKPDLKKSDSLLFDLNSVLEFYSR, encoded by the coding sequence ATGAAAATTGGACCAAAATACAAAATAGCTAGGAGACTTGGTGCGCCTGTGTTTGAAAAAACCCAAACACAGAAATTTACCCTTTCTCAAGCAAAAAAATCCGGAGGACAGAGAAATCGCAAACACATGAGCCAAATGACGGATTTCAACAAGCAGTTGAGAGAAAAGCAAAAAGCCCGATATTCTTACATATTGACAGAAAAGCAATTTTCGGGTTATGTTAAGATGTCCTTAAAACAAAAGACTGGGGACAAGGCCGGAAATCTTTTTGAAATTTTAGAGAGCAGACTGGATAACATTGTCTGGAGAGCTGGTTTGGCCTCAACCAAAATGGCCGCCAGACAAATCGTCTCTCACGGTCATATTTTGGTAAACGGCAAAAGAACAACTATTCCTTCACGCCAAATAAAAACAGGAGATAAAATCACAATCAGAAGCCAGAGCTTGGGAAAGGGTATATTTACTGACTTGGAAAAAAACCCTAATAAACAATCCATCCCGGACTGGATTGAGTTTGATATCAATAAAAAAGAAATAACACTGATTTCAAAACCTGATCTAAAAAAATCCGACAGTCTACTTTTTGACCTGAATTCGGTTTTGGAGTTTTACAGTCGTTAA
- the aspS gene encoding aspartate--tRNA ligase, whose translation MERIKISSLKEKVGHEVKVLGWINARRDHGKLIFFDLRDESGKVQMVSLPQNQDTHKLADSLRDEWVVEIKGKANKRPEKMVNSEEELGHIEIEISEIKVLNEAQTPPFNLQDSGYDINEEIRMKYRYLDLRRPRMQKNIRNRHKIIKFFRDYLDTEGFVEVETPILTKSTPEGARDYIVPSRTYPGKFYALPQSPQQYKQLLMASGIEKYFQVAKCMRDEDTRGDRQAEFTQLDIEMSFVDQEKILDLVENMFSKMVNKIYPEKTFTESPWPRINYDEAMEKYNSDKPDIRKNKNDPNELGFVWVLNFPLFEKDLENGHFAPSHHMFTAPKEEDLQKLENDPADARSYQHDLALNGFEVAGGSIRIHDPKIQEKIFNLIGFDEKQKKYFEHMLDAFTFGIPPHGGIASGLDRLIAVLENESSIREVIAFPKTGEGRDLTMGAPSEIEQNQLKDLKIKTG comes from the coding sequence ATGGAGAGAATAAAAATTTCATCATTAAAAGAAAAAGTTGGACACGAAGTTAAGGTTTTAGGATGGATAAACGCAAGACGCGACCACGGCAAACTTATTTTTTTTGATTTGCGAGACGAAAGTGGTAAGGTCCAAATGGTTTCGCTCCCTCAAAATCAAGACACTCACAAATTAGCTGACAGTTTAAGAGATGAGTGGGTGGTTGAAATAAAAGGCAAAGCCAACAAGCGTCCGGAAAAGATGGTTAATTCGGAAGAGGAATTGGGCCATATAGAAATAGAAATTTCAGAAATAAAAGTCTTGAATGAAGCTCAAACTCCACCCTTTAATCTTCAAGACAGCGGGTATGATATCAATGAAGAGATAAGAATGAAGTACCGATATTTGGATTTGAGAAGGCCTAGAATGCAGAAAAACATAAGAAATCGACACAAGATCATCAAATTTTTTAGAGACTATTTAGATACAGAAGGTTTTGTTGAAGTAGAAACTCCAATCCTTACAAAATCAACCCCCGAAGGAGCGAGAGATTATATAGTGCCATCCAGAACCTACCCGGGGAAATTTTACGCTCTGCCACAATCACCCCAGCAGTACAAACAATTATTGATGGCCTCGGGGATAGAAAAATATTTTCAGGTTGCAAAGTGCATGAGAGATGAAGACACCAGAGGCGACCGCCAAGCCGAATTTACCCAACTTGATATTGAGATGTCTTTCGTTGATCAAGAGAAAATTCTAGACTTGGTAGAAAATATGTTTAGCAAAATGGTAAATAAGATCTACCCGGAGAAGACTTTTACTGAAAGTCCGTGGCCAAGAATAAACTATGATGAAGCCATGGAAAAATATAATTCTGATAAGCCAGACATACGAAAAAACAAGAATGATCCAAACGAACTTGGTTTTGTCTGGGTATTAAATTTTCCACTTTTTGAAAAAGATTTGGAAAATGGTCACTTCGCCCCGAGCCACCACATGTTTACCGCTCCCAAAGAAGAAGATCTGCAAAAGCTGGAAAATGATCCAGCAGATGCTAGATCTTACCAGCACGATTTGGCGCTAAACGGCTTTGAGGTTGCGGGAGGTAGTATCCGTATTCATGACCCCAAAATTCAGGAAAAAATATTTAATCTCATCGGTTTTGACGAGAAACAGAAAAAATATTTTGAACACATGTTAGACGCTTTCACGTTTGGCATACCACCTCATGGTGGCATAGCATCAGGACTCGACCGACTCATTGCTGTCTTGGAAAACGAATCAAGTATTCGGGAAGTCATCGCTTTTCCTAAAACAGGAGAGGGAAGAGACCTTACTATGGGAGCTCCTTCGGAAATCGAACAAAATCAGCTGAAAGACTTAAAAATCAAGACGGGATAA